The genomic stretch AGGGGAAGGGGCTTTCCTCTCAGAGGGGAccacaagtgcaaaggccctgaggtgggaagcaGCTTGGTATTCAAGGAACGGAATTCCCTTCCCTAAACCACCATATGTGCTGTGGTGACTGTGGTGACCACAAACGCTTCCACACACAGCTTTTACAGCAGAAGGCACACTGGTTCTAAAACAGATGCCAAACGAGGCAGAGGAATTTCCTTATCCCCCCTCTTTGTTTGTTCCCTTTGCCAGTTCATTTAACCCCCTACCCCACCTCATCTCCTTCTAGCTCTCTAACCCTTCCCCTTACCACCCCCCATAAAGGCCCTAATTAAGTAAAAACGGCTTTGGAGGGAGATCATCAAACTCATCTCTGCCTGTCACCAGCCGTGTGACTTTAGGGGAGGTGCTTACACCTCAGAGTTTTCTTATCAgtaaattgggaataataatacctgcttGCTGGATTACAGATCAGGCATCTtgaaggcactcagtaaatggtgaCCATAGCATTATTCTTGTTATACTccttcaataataaaataaattcagtctACTGTGAGTTTCAAGTCATACACAGTTAAGATGTATTCTGTATCCATCATTTCTCTCCGTTTTCCATGTCACCACCCTAATCTCTGCCTGATTCTGTCTTGCTGGGCCTCCTGCATGAGCTACTaacaatttcctttcttctactcttGTAGCCCATTTTCTGCCTGGCAGCCAGAATAGTCTTAAATATTAATCAGATTGTATTAGTTCCCTGCTAAGACCTTCAGTGATTTCCCTATTGTGCACACTGGTTAAATCTGAAAGggacatttatttgtttaataaatgtgtgtgtttgtgtgtgtgggggggttgtTGATTATATGTTAAGAATCTTTCCAATCTAATTGAAAAGGTAATAATTACAGTATTGATACTAAAAATCAAGGGTTTAACAATATAGAATTTCTGAAGCAACATAAATCAGAtgacctgtattttttttttattttacaaatttaatcagttatacatatacatatgttcccatatcccctcccttttgcgtctccctcccaccctccctatcccacccctccaggcggtcacaaagaaccgagctgatctccctgtgctatgcggctgcttcccactagctatctaccttacgtttggtagtgtatatatgtccatgccgctctttcactttgtcacagcttacccttccccctccccatatcctcaagtccatgctctagcaggtctgtgtctttattcctgtcttacccctatgttcttcatgacatttttttttcttaaattccatatatatgtgtcagcatacagtatttgtctttctctttctgacttacttcactctgtatgacagactctaggtccatccacctcattacaaatagctcaatttcatttctttttatggctgagtaatattccattgtatatatgtgccacatcttctttacccattcatccgatgatggacacttaggttgtttccatctccaggctattgtaaatagggctgctatgaacattttggtacatgtctctttttgaattatggttttctcagggtatatgcccagtagtgggattgctgggtcatatggtagttctatttgtagttttttaaggaacctccataccgttctccatagcggctgtaccaattcacattcccaccagcagtgcaagagtgttcccttttttccacaccctctccagcatttattgtttctagattttttgatgatggccattctgactggtgtgagatgatatctcattgtagttttgatttgcatttctctaatgagtaaagatgttgagcatcctttcatgtgtttgttggcagtctgtatatcttctgtggagaaatgtctatttaggtcttctgcccatttttggattgggttgtttgtttttttgctattgagctgcatgagctgcttataaattttggagattaatcctttgtcagttgcttcatttgcaaatattttctcccattctgagggttgtcttttggtcttgtttatggtttcctttgctgtgcaaaagctttgaagtttcattaggtcccatgtgtttatttttgtctttatttccatttctctaggaggtgggtcaaaaaagatcttgctgtgatttatgtcatagagtgttctgcctatgttttcctctaggagtttgatagtgtctggccttacatttaggtctttaatccattttgagcttatttttgtgtatggtgttagggagtgatctaatctcatacttttacatgagATGACCTGTATTTTTAATTGAGACCAAATAATATTTGTGGTCCCTTATAAATTGTCACGTGAAGAATAAGAGATATAATTGAATAAATGAACTAAAAGTCTGCTATGTATTGAGAACTTATGTGTGGGGTACTGTGTTTGGCTCTGGAGACACCAGAAGATAATAAATGGTAGCTTGGGGCCTCGTGCAACAATCTAGGGACACATGTGACCTATATTAAGAGACAATTGAATGACGAATAGTTTGGTGCTCAGTGAGAAACAGCCAGTCAGAGCTCTAGGTGGCAGAAGGGATATTCTCCTTGATGGCCCAGGAGGTCGGGGCATATACAGTTCACCAGCCATGCTTGCCTGGAGGAAGCAAGTTGCTGAGGAATGGAGAGGAAGCAGAGGCTATTCCTGGCCACAAAGGGGCAATGTCTTTGGGTCGTAAGACCAGTTGAACTGGAGTAGAGAGTTCATTTATAGAGCAATAAATTGTGGATCATGTTGTTCAGAAAAGTTTTAGACCACTGTTTTACAAACTGCAAGTCATGACTCATTAGTGGGTGGAGAAATCAATTTAGAGGATCTAGTCCTCTgttaaaactaaatttaaaaaaatagaatagaaaatcaaAGCTTCATATGTAAGGAAGGTATTTGTTGATttgtgacctttttttccccctgatatATATGTGTGGGGTTGCGGTACAAAATGTATGTCTTATTGTGGGTCATACCcaaaaaagtttggaaaatactggACTGGAGATCAAGCACCCTAAAGCTCCTTAAATACCTGTGTCTCCCATTAGCACACAGCGCAGGGGCCTGTGTACTGGCATTTCTGTCTTTTGAGTGAATGCAAGGCCTTGGATTCCAGCCCAAGGAGTTTAAATTTTAACCCGTAGGCAATAAAAATTTGTCAGAGGTTTGTGAGCAGGGGGTTGATGGGTGTTTTAGCAGATCCATTTAGCAGCTGTACATAGGACGGTTTGGGGAGGGAAGAGTTAGGAGGTGGGGAGTCCAGTTAGGAGATCCTGGGGGTGTGTAGGATGGTCACAGGGGATGGAAAGGTTGTGGCTATAACAGTGACTTTCTTTTTAATGTGTGGAAGGGAcatttgtttcctgtttctggTGTAGTCTTCATTTTAGAATCATGTCACTCAACAAAATTTTAGCTCCTCTAGACAAATCAGCAAACATATATTGATTCTGTGTGGGAAGCATGTGGTCACTGCCTTATCAATTACAGGGGAGTCTCTGTACCAGGCACAAATTAGCTCCTGTTAGCAACAGATTAATCTGAGGAAATGTCTGCCTCAGATGGGAATCCCTCTGAACGCTGTAAGGATTTAATCGGGTCTCATCTCACTGATCAGTTTTGATTCTGTTGGAGCAGAATGCATAGGAGCTCTTTGGAGATGGTTGTCTTAGAGAACAGGGCAAGAAAATAGACACAGATGAGCCGGAAGCCTTTCCCGAGCAAGGACAGCTGTCTCTCCAGATCAGTTTTGATCCTCCCGGCCCCACTGCCCATTATTCTCACTttggtttgtttgtgtgtgtcctaGGGAGCGGCTCGGCCTGGGGGCCGAGCGTCACAGCCACCGGGGAATCCAGCCGAGCCTCCGCCAGCCCCGTCCCCGCAGGATCAGTCTCTCCTGACCAACATCACTTTCTTGAAGGTGCTCCTCTGGTTGGTCCTGCTGGGACTATTTGTGCAACTGGAATTTGGCCTGGTCTATTTTGTCCTGTCTCTCTTCTACTGGATGTATGTGGGGACACGAGGCCCCGAGGAGAAGACGGAGGGGGAGAAGAGTGCGTACTCCGTGTTCAATCCAGGCTGCGAGGCCATCCAGGGTACCCTGACTGCCGAGCAGCTGGAGCGTGAGCTGCACTTGCGACCCCTGCAGGGCAGATAGGACCAGCCCTGCTGTCGCTGGCCTCCCAAGGTCCTTTCACCCCTGGGACACCGACTTGTGGGTTTGACTAAGGACAGCTTGCGAGTCAGTTCTGTGACCCCGCAATTCCACACTCTTTCCCCGATCTCCTCCTGCAGTTTTATATCAGaacttctttttggttttggtgaAACTCCCAAGAAGACACTCACTGTGGGTCTGATgcaatttataaaaattacacACTTAAGAAAGGAGACCTGTTTGTCTCTTTATTTGAGAGAGGTGATTTTTAGAGCACTAAGAGGGTATTGGGAAGATAACTGTTTAAAATACCCAGCTGTTTGAAGTAATCGTTTGGTACATCAAGACTGTATAAAGTAAATATTctctttaaatctttttaaaattaatttatttttcattgaagtatagttgatttataatgttttgttagtttcaggtgttcagcaaaatGTTTcagatatatattcttcttcagattcgtttcccatataggttattataaaatattgagtatagttccctgtactacacagtaggtccttgttgtttatctattttatatatagtagtatgtatctgctaattccaaattcctaatttatccctcccccccgacctttcccctttggtaaccataaatttgttttctacatctgtgagtctgtttctgttttgtaaataagttcatttgtatcattttttagattccatgtataagtgatagcatatggtatttgtctttctctttctgacttacttcacttagtatgataatctctaggtccatccatccatgttgctgcaaatggcattatttcattattttttatggctgagtagtattccattgtgtgtatatacatcacatcttctttatccattcctctgttgatggacaattaggttgcttccatgtcttggctattgtaaatagtgctgcagtgaagaagggtgtggtgtgtgtgtaccTTTTTGTTGTTGcggtttttgtttcgttttttgggttttttttttaattttatttatttttttattttttttatttttatttatttattttttttctttttttgcggtatgcgggcctctcactgttgtggcctctcccgttgcggagcacaggctccggatgcgtaggcccagcggccatggctcacgggcccagccgctccgcggcatatgggatcctcccagatcggggcacgaacccgtatcccctgcatcggtaggcggactctcaaccactgcgccaccagggaggccctatttatttttttatacagcaggttcttattagttatccattttatacatattagtgtatatatgtcaatcccaatctcccaattcatcacagcaccaccaccgctccctgccgctttccccccttggtgtccatacgtttgttctctacatctgtgtctcagtttctgccctgcaaaccagttcatctgtaccatttttctaggttccacatatatgcgttaatatacgatatttgtttttctctttctgacttacttcactctgtatgacagtctctagattcatccacgtctctacaaatgacccaatttcgttcccttttatggctgagtaatattccattgtatatatttaccacatcttctttatccattcatctgtggatgggcatttaggttgcttccatgacctggctattgtaagtagcacagcagtgaacattggggtgcatgtgtctttttgaattatggttttctctgggtatatgcccagtagtgggatggctgggtcatatggtaattgtatttttagttttttaaggaacctccatactgttctccatagtggctgtatcaatttacattctcaccaacagtgcaagagggttcccttttctccacactctctccagcatttgttgtttgtagattttctggtgatgaccattctaactggtgtgaggtgatacctcactgtagttttgacttgcatttctctaataattagtgatgttgagcagcttttcatgtgcttctttgccatctgtatgtcttctttggagaaatgtctatttaggtcttctgcccattttttgattgagttgtttgtttttttgatattgagctgcatgagctgtttatatattttggagattaatcctttgtctgttgacttgtttgcaaatattttctcccattctgagggttgtcttttcgtcttgtttgtagtttcctttgctttgcagaagcttttaagtttcattaggtcccatttgtttatttttgtttttatttccattactctaggaggtggatcaaaaaagatcttgctgtgatttatgtcaaagagggttcttcctgtgttttcctctaagagttttatagtgtctggtcttacatttaggactctaattgcatgtatctttttgaattattgttttctccaggtatatgcccaggattgggattgctggatcatatggcaactctatttttagtttttgaggaacctccttactgttttacatagtggctgcaccaatttacattcccaccaacagtgtaggacggttccctttcctccacaccctctccagcatttattatttgtagactttttgatgatggctgttctgac from Mesoplodon densirostris isolate mMesDen1 chromosome 10, mMesDen1 primary haplotype, whole genome shotgun sequence encodes the following:
- the SAYSD1 gene encoding SAYSvFN domain-containing protein 1; its protein translation is MEKRLAEFREARKRAGLAAEPSTSRQRAQNSGEKVEAAATPKAAPGWLKRFLVWKLRPASAHAQPSLAQGAARPGGRASQPPGNPAEPPPAPSPQDQSLLTNITFLKVLLWLVLLGLFVQLEFGLVYFVLSLFYWMYVGTRGPEEKTEGEKSAYSVFNPGCEAIQGTLTAEQLERELHLRPLQGR